From Rhodopseudomonas palustris, a single genomic window includes:
- a CDS encoding ATP-binding protein, protein MTVAIEMGQTNSGATAALDLEELLATRLLVQGNSGSGKSHLLRRLLEQSAPWVQQAIIDPEGDFVTLAERFGHLVINAEDHTERGLQVAGERARIHRVSAVLNLEGLDAENQMRRAAAFLDGMFNTARDHWYPMLVVVDEAQLFAPAVAGEVSDEARKLSLGAMTNLMCRGRKRGLAGVIATQRLAKLAKNVAAEASNFLMGRTFLDIDMARAADLLGMERRQAEAFRDLERGQFMALGPALSRRPLGLRIGPTETHPRNSTPRLMPLPEAGLEDARAVILAAPPPETTATRPQRRAPAPDLLSQLMAAKSVAIDPTPEPEAPALSDEQIAERRDRLDRILRAILAEPDAGFRAIGVLYQEFVVRCRIEGLATAIPDMTEFRRMLTHARAGLTTEMAADDAWQDVTLRASTLPDDMQGVFMIIARAAKEGWPCPGDAAIARAYGTHSLRRARRLLTYIEEQGLIVCQFDGAGRRTVTLVELAWATAPGDPNADEDLAADEERRAASA, encoded by the coding sequence ATGACCGTTGCGATCGAAATGGGGCAAACCAATTCAGGCGCAACCGCGGCTCTCGATCTCGAGGAACTGCTGGCGACGCGACTGTTGGTGCAGGGCAATTCCGGCTCGGGCAAGTCGCATCTGCTGCGCCGCCTCCTTGAGCAGAGCGCGCCCTGGGTACAACAGGCGATCATCGATCCCGAAGGCGACTTCGTCACGCTCGCCGAGCGATTCGGCCATCTCGTCATCAACGCCGAAGACCACACTGAGCGCGGCCTGCAGGTTGCCGGCGAGCGCGCCCGCATTCACCGCGTCTCGGCGGTGCTCAATCTCGAGGGCCTGGACGCCGAGAACCAGATGCGCCGCGCCGCGGCGTTTCTCGACGGCATGTTCAACACCGCGCGCGACCATTGGTACCCGATGTTGGTGGTGGTCGACGAAGCACAGCTATTCGCGCCCGCCGTCGCCGGCGAAGTCTCTGACGAAGCGCGCAAGCTATCGCTCGGCGCGATGACCAATTTGATGTGCCGCGGCCGCAAGCGCGGCCTCGCCGGCGTGATCGCCACCCAGCGGCTGGCCAAGCTCGCCAAGAACGTCGCGGCGGAAGCCTCGAACTTCCTGATGGGCCGCACCTTCCTCGATATCGACATGGCGCGCGCCGCCGATCTGCTCGGCATGGAGCGGCGCCAGGCCGAAGCGTTCCGCGATCTCGAGCGCGGCCAGTTCATGGCGCTCGGCCCCGCGCTGTCGCGGCGCCCTCTCGGCCTGCGGATCGGTCCGACCGAAACCCATCCGCGCAACTCGACGCCGCGCCTGATGCCGCTGCCGGAAGCAGGCCTGGAAGACGCGCGCGCCGTGATCCTCGCCGCGCCGCCGCCGGAGACGACAGCGACCCGGCCGCAGCGCCGCGCGCCGGCTCCAGACCTGCTCAGCCAGTTGATGGCGGCCAAGTCGGTCGCGATCGACCCCACGCCGGAGCCAGAGGCGCCCGCACTCAGCGACGAACAGATCGCCGAACGCCGCGACCGGCTCGACCGCATCCTGCGCGCGATCCTGGCCGAGCCCGATGCCGGCTTCCGCGCCATCGGCGTGCTGTATCAGGAATTCGTGGTGCGCTGCCGGATCGAAGGCCTCGCCACCGCGATCCCGGACATGACCGAATTTCGCCGGATGCTGACCCACGCCCGCGCCGGCCTCACCACCGAGATGGCCGCCGACGATGCCTGGCAGGACGTGACACTGCGCGCCTCCACGTTGCCCGACGATATGCAGGGCGTGTTCATGATCATCGCGCGCGCCGCCAAGGAAGGCTGGCCCTGCCCCGGCGACGCCGCGATCGCGCGAGCCTACGGCACCCACTCGCTGCGCCGCGCCCGGCGCCTGCTGACCTACATCGAAGAACAGGGCCTGATCGTCTGCCAGTTCGACGGTGCCGGCCGCCGCACCGTGACGCTGGTCGAGCTCGCCTGGGCGACCGCCCCCGGTGATCCGAACGCAGACGAAGATCTGGCCGCAGACGAAGAGCGTCGCGCCGCCTCGGCGTGA
- a CDS encoding LLM class flavin-dependent oxidoreductase, with the protein MKKIGFLSFGHWSPQSRTRSAADALLETIDLAQAAEQLGADGAYVRVHHFARQLASPFPLLAAIGARTKRIEIGTAVIDMRYENPLYMAEDAGAADLIAGGRLQLGISRGSPEQVIDGWRYFGYQPAEGESDADMGRRHAEVLLDLLRGQGFAQPNPRPMFPNPPGLLRLEPYSEGLRDRIWWGAGSNATAVWAAKLGMNLQSSTLKNDETGEPFHVQQAAQIRTYREAWKEAGHTRTPRVSVSRSIFPLVDDRDRAYFGREGQQQDQIGYLDEQTRAIFGRSYAAEPEALIEQLKADEALAEADTLLLTIPNQLGVDYNAHVIEAILTHIAPALGWR; encoded by the coding sequence ATGAAGAAGATCGGTTTTCTTTCGTTCGGCCATTGGTCGCCGCAGTCACGCACGCGTTCGGCCGCCGATGCGCTGCTGGAGACCATCGATCTGGCGCAAGCCGCCGAACAGCTCGGCGCCGATGGCGCTTACGTTCGCGTGCATCATTTCGCCCGGCAACTCGCCTCACCCTTCCCGCTGCTCGCCGCGATCGGCGCCAGAACCAAACGCATCGAGATCGGCACCGCCGTGATCGACATGCGCTATGAGAATCCGCTGTACATGGCCGAGGACGCCGGCGCCGCCGATCTGATCGCCGGCGGCCGGCTGCAGCTCGGCATCAGCCGCGGCTCGCCCGAGCAGGTGATCGATGGCTGGCGCTATTTCGGCTATCAGCCGGCCGAGGGCGAAAGCGACGCCGACATGGGCCGCCGCCACGCCGAAGTGCTGCTCGACCTCTTGCGCGGCCAGGGCTTCGCGCAGCCCAACCCGCGGCCGATGTTTCCCAATCCGCCGGGTCTATTGCGGCTCGAGCCGTATTCGGAAGGTTTGCGCGACCGCATCTGGTGGGGCGCCGGCTCCAACGCCACCGCAGTGTGGGCGGCCAAGCTCGGCATGAATTTGCAGAGCTCGACGCTGAAGAACGACGAGACCGGCGAGCCGTTTCACGTTCAGCAGGCGGCGCAGATCCGCACCTATCGTGAAGCCTGGAAAGAAGCCGGTCACACCCGCACGCCGCGCGTCTCGGTCAGCCGCAGCATCTTCCCGCTGGTCGACGATCGCGACCGCGCCTATTTCGGCCGCGAAGGCCAGCAGCAGGATCAGATCGGCTATCTCGACGAACAGACCCGCGCGATCTTCGGCCGGTCTTATGCGGCCGAGCCGGAGGCGTTGATCGAACAGCTCAAGGCCGACGAAGCGCTCGCCGAAGCCGACACCCTGTTGCTGACGATCCCCAATCAGCTCGGCGTCGATTACAACGCCCATGTGATCGAGGCCATCCTCACCCACATCGCGCCCGCGCTCGGCTGGCGCTGA
- a CDS encoding S-(hydroxymethyl)glutathione dehydrogenase/class III alcohol dehydrogenase, whose protein sequence is MKTRAAVAFEAKKPLEIVELDLEGPKAGEVLVEIKATGICHTDAYTLDGFDSEGIFPSILGHEGAGIVREVGAGVTSVKPGDHVIPLYTPECRQCKSCLSQKTNLCTAIRATQGKGLMPDGTSRFSYKGQTIYHYMGCSTFSNFTVLPEIAVAKIRDDAPFDKSCYIGCGVTTGVGAVVNTAKVTPGSNVVVFGLGGIGLNVIQGARMVGADRIVGVDINDDKEEWGRRFGMTHFVNPKKIDGDIVQHLVGLTDGGADYTFDCTGNTQVMRQALEACHRGWGVSVVIGVAEAGKEISTRPFQLVTGRVWKGSAFGGARGRTDVPKIVDWYMNGKIEIDPMITHMLKLEEINKGFDLMHEGKSIRSVVVY, encoded by the coding sequence ATGAAGACACGGGCCGCCGTCGCGTTCGAGGCCAAGAAGCCGCTCGAAATCGTCGAGCTGGATCTCGAAGGGCCGAAGGCCGGCGAGGTGCTGGTCGAGATCAAGGCCACCGGCATCTGCCACACCGACGCCTACACGCTCGACGGCTTCGATAGCGAGGGCATCTTCCCCTCGATCCTCGGCCATGAAGGTGCGGGCATCGTCCGCGAAGTCGGCGCCGGCGTCACCTCGGTGAAGCCGGGCGATCACGTCATCCCGCTGTACACGCCGGAATGCCGGCAGTGCAAAAGCTGCCTGAGCCAGAAGACCAACCTCTGCACCGCGATCCGCGCCACCCAGGGCAAGGGCCTGATGCCGGACGGCACCTCGCGGTTCAGCTACAAGGGCCAGACCATCTATCACTACATGGGCTGCTCGACGTTCTCGAACTTCACCGTGCTGCCGGAGATCGCCGTCGCCAAGATCCGTGACGACGCGCCGTTCGACAAGAGCTGCTACATCGGCTGCGGCGTCACCACCGGCGTCGGCGCGGTGGTCAACACCGCCAAGGTCACGCCCGGCTCCAACGTCGTGGTGTTCGGCCTCGGCGGCATCGGCCTCAACGTGATTCAGGGCGCCAGGATGGTCGGGGCCGATAGAATCGTCGGCGTCGACATCAACGATGACAAGGAAGAATGGGGCCGCCGCTTCGGCATGACCCATTTCGTCAACCCGAAGAAAATCGACGGCGACATCGTGCAGCATCTCGTCGGGCTCACCGACGGCGGCGCGGACTACACGTTCGACTGCACCGGCAACACCCAAGTGATGCGCCAGGCGCTCGAAGCCTGCCATCGTGGCTGGGGCGTCTCGGTGGTGATCGGCGTCGCCGAAGCCGGCAAGGAAATCTCGACCCGCCCGTTCCAGCTCGTCACCGGCCGGGTCTGGAAGGGCAGCGCCTTCGGCGGCGCCCGCGGCCGCACCGACGTGCCGAAGATCGTCGACTGGTACATGAACGGCAAGATCGAGATCGACCCGATGATCACCCACATGCTGAAGCTCGAGGAGATCAACAAGGGGTTTGATCTGATGCACGAAGGCAAGTCGATCCGTTCTGTGGTGGTGTACTAA